One Rhododendron vialii isolate Sample 1 chromosome 2a, ASM3025357v1 genomic region harbors:
- the LOC131318057 gene encoding F-box/kelch-repeat protein At3g23880-like → MAIERSPKRVYQRKKKRNPLHQKTDSKPLPDLPHEIIVEILSRLPVKTLMRFRCVCESWRSLISDPKFAKTHLSLASSNTDYTHRRLLLRSDDDPHDFKSCSIFSIMYERCDAAVGLDFGLDGVRIVGSCNGLVCMTFGLKTLFIWNPSTRKFRILPDIEVPWWNRCTVYQRSRFPVCGFGYDESIDDYKVVLIFQAQVNWEYKNTVAVYTSRTDSWRTIGDCPHQVNGSGKFVSGALHWIGHVEIKDIIVSFDLAKETYGEVSQPDYIHFANRYLTMEVLSGCLCMLCDYDGLGVELWVMKEYGIRESWTMLFDIYDDSHELIHGKNLSPKCISKNGDVLMVVTGRDVKGHLVGYNWKDGKIWYPKIHQCFPSFSAYPYIESLVSPCTDADSGD, encoded by the coding sequence ATGGCGATTGAAAGATCCCCTAAACGTGTttaccaaagaaagaaaaaaagaaacccgCTACATCAAAAAACCGATTCAAAGCCATTGCCAGATCTCCCTCATGAAATCATCGTCGAAATACTCTCGAGACTTCCTGTCAAGACTCTGATGCGATTTAGGTGCGTTTGCGAATCATGGCGTTCCTTGATTTCTGATCCGAAGTTCGCCAAAACCCATCTCAGTTTAGCATCTTCGAACACCGATTATACCCACCGTAGACTCCTTCTACGCAGTGATGATGACCCTCACGATTTCAAGTcatgttctattttttctatTATGTATGAGCGATGTGATGCTGCTGTCGGTCTTGATTTTGGTTTAGATGGAGTTCGGATTGTGGGTTCCTGCAACGGATTGGTGTGCATgacttttggattaaaaacGCTATTCATATGGAACCCGTCTACTAGGAAATTCAGGATATTGCCCGATATTGAAGTGCCATGGTGGAACAGGTGCACAGTGTACCAGCGCTCTAGGTTCCCAGTATGCGGGTTTGGTTATGACGAGTCTATTGATGATTACAAAGTCGTGTTAATTTTTCAGGCTCAAGTGAATTGGGAATATAAGAATACAGTGGCGGTGTATACGTCAAGGACTGATTCTTGGAGGACGATTGGAGATTGTCCTCATCAAGTGAATGGTTCAGGGAAATTTGTGAGTGGGGCGCTCCATTGGATTGGGCATGTCGAGATCAAGGATATTATTGTCTCTTTTGATTTGGCTAAAGAGACATATGGGGAGGTTTCACAACCTGATTATATACACTTTGCTAACCGTTATTTGACAATGGAGGTTTTAAGTGGATGCCTTTGTATGCTCTGCGACTATGATGGGTTAGGTGTTGAACTATGGGTGATGAAGGAATACGGTATAAGAGAGTCTTGGACCATGTTGTTTGATATTTATGATGATTCGCATGAATTAATCCATGGTAAGAATTTATCGCCAAAGTGCATTTCGAAGAATGGCGACGTTTTAATGGTTGTTACGGGGCGTGATGTTAAGGGGCATTTAGTTGGTTACAATTGGAAAGATGGAAAAATTTGGTATCCAAAGATTCACCAGTGTTTTCCATCTTTTAGTGCTTATCCATATATTGAGAGCCTAGTTTCACCTTGCACTGATGCTGACAGTGGAGATTAG